The proteins below come from a single Leptotrichia sp. oral taxon 223 genomic window:
- a CDS encoding HAD family phosphatase, which produces MGKKFFDEIELFLFDMDGLLFDTETIYVEYGREVAKEKGYTITKDIVEKTTGVTNDKARMLFKEALGQDFPYDEMMGTVKNYILEKALKGEVPLKLGALELLEFLKKNNKQMILATSSDLHLAEALTEGKDVKKYFSHLITAEDVVHGKPNPEVFLISAKKAGVSPEKTVVFEDSFNGIRAAHAAGAFPIMVPDKLKPTEEIEKLVYKRFNNLLEVLDYFKGKK; this is translated from the coding sequence ATGGGGAAAAAATTTTTTGATGAAATAGAGTTATTTTTGTTTGATATGGACGGCTTGCTGTTCGATACAGAAACTATTTATGTGGAATATGGACGTGAAGTGGCTAAAGAAAAGGGCTATACAATAACAAAGGACATTGTGGAAAAAACAACAGGTGTTACAAATGACAAAGCAAGAATGTTATTCAAGGAAGCACTAGGACAAGATTTCCCGTATGATGAAATGATGGGGACGGTTAAAAATTATATACTGGAAAAAGCTCTAAAAGGTGAAGTTCCACTAAAACTTGGTGCATTGGAATTGCTTGAATTTTTGAAGAAGAATAATAAACAGATGATTTTAGCAACTTCATCGGATTTACATCTGGCAGAAGCATTAACAGAAGGAAAGGATGTAAAAAAATATTTTTCCCATTTGATAACTGCGGAAGATGTCGTTCACGGTAAACCCAATCCGGAAGTATTTTTAATAAGTGCCAAAAAAGCTGGAGTATCTCCTGAAAAAACAGTCGTATTTGAAGATTCGTTCAACGGAATAAGGGCAGCGCACGCAGCTGGGGCATTTCCGATTATGGTGCCGGATAAGTTAAAACCAACTGAGGAAATTGAAAAGCTGGTTTATAAGAGATTTAATAATTTATTAGAAGTACTTGACTACTTTAAGGGAAAGAAATAA
- the ilvC gene encoding ketol-acid reductoisomerase, which translates to MAGNILGTTVYYDADCDLSKLEGKKITVLGYGSQGHAHSLNLREGGFDVTVGLRKGSKSWDEATEAGFTVKETADAVKGADIVMILIPDEIQADVYAADIAPNLKEGAYIAFGHGFNIHFKKIVPRKDISVFMVAPKGPGHLVRRTFQEGSGVPCLVAVYQDAKGDTMEIAKAWASAIGGGRSGILETTFKQETETDLFGEQAVLCGGVVELMKVGFEVLTEAGYDPVNAYFECLHEMKLIVDLIYEGGLATMRNSISNTAEYGDYITGPKIITKETKEAMKQILADIQSGKFANDFLADSKAGQPFLKEKRAEFANHPVEKVGAELRKLMPWIKK; encoded by the coding sequence ATGGCAGGAAATATTTTAGGAACAACAGTTTATTATGATGCTGACTGTGATTTGAGTAAATTGGAAGGTAAAAAAATTACTGTATTAGGGTATGGTTCGCAAGGGCATGCACACTCTCTAAATTTAAGAGAAGGTGGATTTGATGTAACTGTTGGACTTAGAAAAGGTTCAAAATCTTGGGATGAAGCTACTGAAGCAGGATTTACAGTAAAAGAAACTGCAGACGCTGTAAAAGGTGCGGATATAGTTATGATTTTGATTCCAGATGAAATTCAGGCTGATGTATATGCGGCTGATATTGCACCAAACTTGAAAGAAGGGGCTTACATCGCATTTGGACACGGATTTAACATTCATTTCAAAAAAATTGTTCCAAGAAAAGATATAAGCGTATTCATGGTTGCACCAAAAGGGCCTGGACACTTGGTAAGAAGAACGTTCCAAGAAGGAAGCGGAGTACCTTGTCTAGTAGCCGTGTACCAAGATGCTAAGGGAGATACAATGGAAATTGCTAAAGCGTGGGCATCAGCTATTGGCGGAGGAAGATCGGGAATTCTTGAAACTACATTCAAGCAAGAAACAGAAACAGATTTATTTGGTGAACAGGCTGTACTATGTGGTGGAGTAGTAGAACTTATGAAAGTAGGATTTGAAGTGTTGACAGAAGCTGGATACGATCCTGTAAATGCTTACTTTGAATGCCTGCACGAAATGAAGCTTATCGTAGACTTGATTTACGAAGGTGGACTGGCAACAATGAGAAATTCAATTTCAAACACTGCTGAATATGGAGATTACATCACAGGGCCAAAAATCATTACAAAAGAAACAAAAGAAGCTATGAAACAAATATTAGCTGACATCCAATCAGGAAAATTCGCAAATGACTTCCTGGCTGACTCAAAAGCGGGACAACCATTCTTAAAAGAAAAAAGAGCAGAATTTGCAAATCATCCAGTAGAAAAAGTTGGGGCTGAATTAAGAAAACTTATGCCTTGGATTAAAAAATAA
- a CDS encoding FxLYD domain-containing protein, which yields MKKIVMIMGTALILSSCGVVGAAGSIAGGTIKAAGTVTGAVIKTTGNIIGGIIGGNDGEINAKGVKYKFSKAKVENDGNTTIVTGVLTNSGSRKENVTIEIPCFDKKGTKVGDAVDSTDSIDKNKKWEFRAVLNSGDVKACKVKDAYVNAQ from the coding sequence ATGAAAAAAATAGTAATGATAATGGGAACGGCTTTAATTCTTTCATCTTGCGGAGTTGTTGGAGCGGCAGGAAGTATTGCTGGTGGAACGATTAAAGCGGCTGGAACTGTTACAGGAGCAGTAATTAAGACAACTGGAAATATTATCGGCGGGATAATTGGCGGAAATGATGGAGAAATTAATGCAAAAGGTGTTAAGTATAAATTTTCTAAGGCGAAAGTTGAAAATGATGGGAATACGACAATTGTAACAGGAGTTTTGACAAATAGTGGAAGCAGAAAGGAAAATGTTACTATTGAAATCCCTTGCTTTGACAAAAAAGGAACAAAAGTCGGAGATGCTGTAGACAGCACTGATTCCATTGACAAAAATAAAAAATGGGAGTTTAGGGCTGTTCTAAATTCGGGAGATGTAAAGGCGTGTAAAGTGAAGGATGCGTATGTAAATGCTCAGTAA
- a CDS encoding DNA alkylation repair protein encodes MDFNKLYEEMIQHKNEEQAQKMSKYMLNKFEHIGIKTPERREIFKNFFKEYKNEEKIDWEFVNKCWENEYREFQYVAADYLKNMKDKLTIDDIPKFKRLILEKSWWDTIDNLDMTIGALALKDSNVNKILLEWSLDENIWLRRIAIDHQLLRKEKTNTELLEKILKNNLGQAEFFINKAIGWALRDYSKTNPEWVKNFIKENRENMAKLSIREASKYL; translated from the coding sequence ATGGATTTTAATAAACTTTATGAAGAAATGATTCAGCATAAAAATGAAGAACAGGCTCAAAAAATGTCAAAATATATGCTCAATAAATTTGAACATATTGGAATTAAGACACCGGAAAGACGCGAAATATTTAAAAATTTTTTCAAGGAATACAAAAATGAAGAAAAAATTGACTGGGAATTTGTAAATAAATGCTGGGAAAATGAGTACAGAGAATTTCAGTATGTTGCAGCTGATTATTTGAAAAATATGAAGGACAAATTGACGATAGATGATATTCCGAAGTTTAAACGGTTAATCTTGGAAAAGTCGTGGTGGGATACGATAGATAATTTAGATATGACAATAGGAGCTTTGGCATTGAAGGATTCAAATGTGAATAAAATATTGCTGGAATGGAGTCTTGATGAAAATATTTGGCTTAGAAGAATTGCCATTGATCATCAGCTTTTGAGAAAAGAAAAAACAAATACTGAATTACTGGAAAAGATTTTAAAGAATAATCTCGGGCAGGCTGAATTTTTTATCAATAAGGCGATAGGTTGGGCATTGAGAGATTATAGCAAGACTAATCCTGAGTGGGTAAAAAATTTTATTAAGGAAAATAGAGAGAATATGGCAAAATTAAGCATTAGAGAAGCCAGTAAATATTTGTAA
- a CDS encoding DMT family transporter, protein MDKSRKFIAVILALLAAIFYAINTPFSKVLLNKIPPTLMASFLYLGAGMGVGIMYLFRNKDENKYEKLNKGDLPYTIGMIVLDIVAPIFLMIGINIGSASNASLLGNFEIVATTLIALLIFKEKVTSKLWIAIGFITISSIVLSFEGAESFQFSLGSLFVILATCCWGLENNCTRKIADKSTCEIVLLKGFFSGGGSFIVALILGERIPEIKYIIAALLLGFVAYGLSIFMYIRAQRDLGAAKTSAYYAVAPFVGTFLAFIVNGEKLTLVYFIGLVFMIIGSVIVVYDTMVKRHSHSHSHIIVHTHDGKTHTHIITHKHEHSHFISEKKHNHKHKDYINSKEHKLIHEKEL, encoded by the coding sequence ATGGATAAAAGCAGAAAATTTATAGCGGTAATTTTAGCATTGCTTGCGGCTATTTTTTATGCAATAAATACACCGTTTTCTAAAGTGCTTTTAAATAAGATTCCTCCCACATTGATGGCATCTTTTCTATATCTGGGAGCTGGAATGGGTGTAGGTATTATGTACTTGTTTCGTAATAAAGATGAGAATAAATACGAAAAGTTGAATAAGGGAGATCTTCCTTATACTATTGGAATGATCGTTCTTGATATTGTGGCACCTATATTCCTGATGATTGGTATAAATATTGGTTCAGCTTCAAATGCTTCACTGCTTGGTAATTTTGAAATTGTAGCAACAACACTTATTGCTCTTTTGATATTTAAGGAGAAAGTAACATCAAAGTTATGGATTGCTATTGGATTTATCACAATATCAAGTATAGTTCTTTCGTTTGAAGGGGCTGAAAGTTTCCAGTTTTCATTAGGTTCATTGTTTGTTATACTGGCAACATGTTGTTGGGGACTTGAAAATAACTGCACTAGAAAAATTGCAGATAAAAGTACTTGTGAGATTGTTTTGCTAAAAGGCTTTTTCTCTGGTGGCGGCTCATTTATAGTCGCCCTTATTTTGGGAGAAAGAATTCCTGAAATCAAATATATAATAGCTGCTTTGCTACTTGGATTTGTGGCATATGGACTCAGTATTTTTATGTATATCAGAGCACAAAGGGATTTAGGCGCTGCAAAAACTAGTGCATATTATGCTGTAGCTCCGTTTGTAGGAACTTTTTTAGCATTTATAGTAAATGGAGAAAAACTTACTTTGGTATATTTCATTGGTCTTGTTTTTATGATAATCGGCAGCGTAATTGTTGTATATGATACAATGGTTAAACGTCACAGTCATAGTCATTCTCACATAATTGTTCATACCCATGATGGAAAAACACATACTCATATTATCACGCATAAACATGAGCATAGTCATTTTATATCAGAGAAAAAGCATAATCATAAACATAAAGATTATATAAATAGCAAAGAACATAAATTGATACATGAAAAGGAATTGTAG
- a CDS encoding ABC transporter ATP-binding protein, which produces MEEILHYENVTFKRNGREILKGIDWHTNKGENWVLLGLNGSGKSTLLGMIPAYIFPTSGEVRVFGHKFGNYSWKKIKNRVGFVSSTLNNFSSTLNGEKLEDVVISGKFNSIGIYDEVTDEDREKADKIIEDFKISYIKNNHFRTLSQGEQRRTLLARAFMNEPDLLILDEPCSGLDITSREYFLKVLEENSKNDNAIPFIYVTHQIEEIMPSVTHVALLYDGKILAKGLKKDILTGKLLSQMFDLDVKIVWENERPWLIVR; this is translated from the coding sequence ATGGAAGAAATATTACACTATGAAAATGTAACTTTTAAACGTAATGGTAGAGAAATACTGAAAGGAATTGACTGGCACACAAATAAAGGTGAGAATTGGGTACTTTTGGGACTTAATGGTTCTGGAAAGTCAACTCTTCTTGGGATGATACCAGCCTATATTTTTCCAACTTCTGGAGAAGTGAGAGTTTTTGGGCATAAATTTGGTAATTATTCTTGGAAAAAAATAAAGAATCGAGTCGGATTTGTGAGTTCCACATTGAATAATTTTTCAAGCACATTAAATGGCGAAAAACTGGAAGATGTTGTAATTTCTGGAAAGTTTAATTCAATTGGGATTTACGATGAAGTTACAGATGAGGATAGGGAAAAGGCGGATAAGATTATTGAGGATTTTAAGATTTCGTATATAAAAAATAATCATTTTAGGACTTTATCGCAAGGAGAGCAACGACGGACATTGCTTGCAAGAGCGTTTATGAATGAGCCTGATTTGCTTATACTAGACGAGCCTTGCTCAGGACTTGATATAACTTCGAGGGAGTATTTTTTGAAAGTACTTGAGGAAAATTCCAAAAATGATAATGCGATACCGTTTATTTATGTAACTCATCAGATTGAAGAAATTATGCCATCGGTAACACATGTAGCACTTCTTTATGATGGAAAAATTTTAGCAAAAGGGCTAAAAAAAGATATTTTGACTGGTAAATTACTTTCTCAGATGTTTGATTTGGATGTGAAGATTGTTTGGGAAAATGAAAGGCCTTGGCTGATTGTGAGATAA
- the leuB gene encoding 3-isopropylmalate dehydrogenase, whose translation MNYKIAVLNGDGIGPEIVAEAIKVLDKVGEKFGHQFEYVQGYLGGESVDKYGVPLSSETVETCKNSDAILLGAIGGPKWDNIEPGKRPERGLLAIRKELGVYTNLRPAILFKSLKSASPLKEEIIGDGLDVMIVRELTGGLYFGHREYSDEKAFDTLPYTRPEIERIAKKAFEIAKLRNKKLTSVDKHNVLDTSKLWRKVVEEISKDYPEVEVSHMYVDNAAMQLIANPRQFDVILTENMFGDILSDEASMLTGSLGMLPSASLGDGKVGLYEPSHGSAPDIAGKNIANPIATILSAVMMLRYSFNLQKEADAIEKAVEEVLETGFRTADIYTDGMKKVGTDEMGTEIANRI comes from the coding sequence ATGAACTACAAAATTGCAGTATTAAATGGAGATGGAATTGGGCCGGAAATAGTGGCTGAGGCGATAAAGGTTTTGGACAAGGTTGGAGAGAAGTTCGGACATCAATTTGAGTATGTTCAGGGGTATCTTGGAGGGGAGTCTGTGGATAAATATGGAGTGCCTTTGTCAAGTGAAACTGTGGAAACTTGTAAAAATAGTGATGCTATTTTGCTTGGAGCTATTGGTGGGCCTAAATGGGATAATATTGAGCCTGGGAAACGTCCTGAGAGAGGGCTTCTTGCGATTAGGAAGGAACTTGGAGTTTATACGAATTTGCGTCCTGCGATTTTGTTTAAATCGTTAAAAAGTGCAAGTCCTTTGAAGGAAGAGATAATTGGAGATGGGCTTGATGTGATGATAGTAAGGGAACTTACGGGAGGGCTTTATTTCGGGCATAGGGAATATTCTGATGAAAAGGCGTTTGATACACTTCCTTACACAAGACCTGAAATTGAAAGAATTGCGAAAAAAGCGTTTGAAATTGCAAAACTTAGAAATAAAAAACTTACGAGCGTAGATAAACACAATGTTTTAGATACTTCAAAATTGTGGAGAAAAGTTGTGGAAGAAATTTCAAAAGATTATCCAGAAGTGGAAGTTTCGCATATGTATGTGGATAATGCCGCAATGCAGCTGATTGCCAATCCTAGACAATTTGACGTAATTTTGACTGAAAATATGTTTGGGGATATTTTGTCAGATGAGGCTTCAATGCTTACAGGATCACTTGGAATGCTGCCATCAGCGAGTCTTGGAGATGGAAAAGTCGGACTTTATGAACCAAGTCACGGTTCAGCACCTGATATAGCTGGAAAAAATATTGCAAACCCAATAGCGACAATACTTTCGGCAGTAATGATGTTAAGATATTCATTTAATCTTCAAAAAGAGGCTGATGCGATAGAAAAAGCTGTGGAGGAAGTGCTGGAAACAGGATTTAGAACGGCTGATATTTATACAGATGGTATGAAAAAGGTTGGAACTGATGAAATGGGGACTGAAATAGCTAATAGAATTTAA
- a CDS encoding type II toxin-antitoxin system YafQ family toxin, which yields MLKIRYQVKFKKDYKRAIKRGCDKKLFEEVLFYLVNEKPLPEKYRDHYLTGDYKGFRECHIQPDWILIYKIEKNILVLILSRTGTHSDLF from the coding sequence ATGCTTAAAATCAGATACCAGGTTAAATTCAAGAAAGATTATAAAAGGGCAATAAAAAGAGGATGCGATAAAAAATTATTTGAAGAAGTTCTTTTTTATTTAGTAAATGAAAAGCCTTTACCTGAAAAATATAGAGATCATTATCTTACTGGTGATTATAAAGGTTTTAGAGAATGTCATATTCAGCCTGACTGGATTTTGATTTATAAAATTGAAAAAAATATTTTGGTTTTGATATTGTCAAGGACAGGAACACATTCAGATTTATTTTAA
- a CDS encoding type II toxin-antitoxin system RelB/DinJ family antitoxin — protein sequence MATVTARVDENVKKEAETLFKKMGLNMSTAMNLFLKKCILEQGIPFELKVPNKETRKVLDEVEKGVGLSKTFDSIDDLMEDLNA from the coding sequence ATGGCTACAGTAACAGCGAGAGTTGATGAAAATGTGAAAAAGGAAGCGGAAACATTATTTAAAAAAATGGGGCTTAATATGAGTACGGCTATGAATTTATTTTTGAAGAAGTGTATTTTGGAGCAAGGGATTCCGTTTGAATTGAAAGTGCCGAATAAGGAAACTAGAAAAGTTTTGGATGAAGTTGAGAAAGGTGTTGGATTAAGCAAAACTTTTGACAGTATAGATGATTTGATGGAGGATTTGAATGCTTAA
- a CDS encoding endonuclease produces MWSKGIEYKKREKEKLSKISSKDLPFDVFVKNGELVSWRRSGWCKRSYQFYKKNCKRNFRRNKNLESSVKGNYYRKCYELKYAWI; encoded by the coding sequence ATGTGGTCAAAAGGAATTGAGTATAAAAAGCGAGAAAAAGAAAAACTTTCTAAAATAAGTTCAAAAGATTTACCATTTGATGTATTTGTAAAAAATGGAGAATTGGTCAGCTGGAGAAGGAGTGGCTGGTGTAAGAGATCTTATCAGTTTTACAAAAAAAATTGCAAACGAAATTTTAGAAGAAATAAAAATCTTGAAAGTTCAGTTAAAGGGAATTATTATAGAAAGTGTTATGAGTTGAAGTATGCTTGGATTTAG
- a CDS encoding S9 family peptidase: protein MKKILLLLLILATFVVSCGSKNSNLQDKTENIKKIESKEIDDSFGVEIYGETLEEAHKNFKTTLIEGQSEFEPDGKLATPPKDSGVELVKYPTKIGEMEGYITPKNDGKKYPVIMYLNGGFGGTMEIWGKEAPKDNYQRADAFKRDEFVLFVPSARAENNNPGKFEMFYGEIEDLEEARKYVASLPYVDPNRIYLVGHSTGGTKAVLLSEYSKGFRAVFAMGAATELMSLEKYDYAGMNPPFDRTNPREIAVRSSLRYMRSITAPTFHFEGKDDSQPVYRVMQKVADKYQLPFKSYEITGGNHFNIIYPLTTMIAQKILADTGAKTNIQFTAEDLEKISKNIVK from the coding sequence ATGAAAAAAATATTACTTTTATTGCTAATTTTAGCAACTTTTGTAGTATCTTGTGGAAGTAAAAATTCAAATTTACAAGATAAAACAGAAAATATTAAAAAAATTGAAAGTAAAGAAATTGATGATAGTTTTGGAGTTGAAATATATGGTGAAACTTTGGAAGAAGCACATAAAAATTTTAAGACAACTTTGATTGAAGGGCAGTCGGAATTTGAACCAGACGGAAAATTGGCTACACCACCTAAAGATAGCGGAGTGGAATTAGTAAAATATCCAACCAAAATTGGAGAAATGGAAGGATATATCACACCCAAAAATGATGGTAAAAAGTATCCGGTAATAATGTATTTAAATGGTGGATTTGGTGGAACAATGGAAATCTGGGGAAAAGAGGCTCCAAAAGATAATTATCAAAGAGCAGATGCATTTAAAAGAGATGAATTTGTTCTATTTGTCCCAAGTGCACGTGCTGAAAATAACAATCCTGGTAAATTTGAGATGTTTTATGGAGAAATTGAAGATTTAGAAGAAGCTAGGAAGTACGTCGCTTCACTGCCTTATGTTGATCCAAATAGAATTTATCTTGTTGGGCATAGTACAGGTGGGACAAAAGCAGTCTTATTAAGTGAATATTCAAAAGGATTTAGAGCAGTTTTTGCAATGGGAGCGGCAACAGAACTTATGTCATTAGAAAAATATGACTACGCTGGAATGAATCCTCCATTTGATAGAACAAACCCTAGAGAAATAGCGGTTCGTTCATCATTAAGATATATGCGTTCAATCACAGCTCCAACATTTCATTTTGAGGGAAAAGATGACAGTCAGCCAGTTTATAGAGTTATGCAAAAAGTTGCAGATAAATATCAACTTCCATTTAAATCATATGAAATAACTGGTGGAAACCATTTTAACATCATTTATCCATTGACAACAATGATTGCACAGAAAATCTTAGCTGATACAGGGGCGAAAACTAATATTCAGTTTACAGCAGAGGATTTGGAAAAAATTTCAAAAAATATTGTTAAATAG
- the leuD gene encoding 3-isopropylmalate dehydratase small subunit: MKPFTKYEGTIVPIMNDNIDTDQLIPKQYLKSIEKTGFGIHVFDEWRYNEDGSDNMDFNLNKPEYKNGTILITGDNFGCGSSREHAAWALQDYGFHVIVAGGYSGIFYMNWLNNGHLPITLPEADRIELSKLPGDAKVTVDLENNKLIANGKEYVFELEESWKQRLLKGLDSIGLTLEHEDEIRKYEEKRR, from the coding sequence ATGAAACCATTTACAAAATATGAAGGAACAATCGTTCCAATAATGAATGACAACATAGATACGGATCAATTAATTCCGAAACAATATTTAAAAAGTATCGAAAAAACAGGATTTGGAATACATGTTTTCGATGAGTGGAGATACAACGAAGATGGGTCTGACAATATGGATTTTAACTTAAATAAGCCAGAATACAAAAATGGGACAATTTTGATTACAGGAGATAACTTTGGTTGTGGTTCAAGTAGGGAGCATGCGGCTTGGGCATTGCAGGATTATGGTTTTCACGTTATTGTGGCTGGAGGATATTCAGGAATTTTCTACATGAACTGGTTAAACAATGGGCATTTGCCAATAACTTTGCCAGAAGCAGACAGAATCGAATTATCAAAATTGCCTGGAGATGCGAAGGTAACAGTTGATTTAGAAAACAACAAATTGATTGCGAATGGGAAAGAATATGTTTTTGAGCTGGAAGAAAGCTGGAAACAAAGATTATTGAAAGGGCTTGACTCGATTGGGTTGACATTGGAACATGAAGATGAGATTAGGAAGTATGAGGAGAAACGTAGATAA
- the leuC gene encoding 3-isopropylmalate dehydratase large subunit produces the protein MSEIKNKEKKPKTLFDKVWEKHVITGKPGEAQLLYIDLHLIHEVTSPQAFSGLRLAGRKVRRPDLTFGTMDHNTPTIMADRMNIKDKVSKAQLDALAANCKEFGIELVDMFDENNGIVHMVGPEQGLTQPGKTVVCGDSHTATHGAFGALAFGIGTSEVEHVLATQTIWQKKLKTMGIEITGKLQKGVYAKDIILHIIKTYGIGLGNGYAFEFFGDTIRGLSMEERMTICNMAIEGGGKSGIIAPDETTFEYVRGRRFAPKGEEFDKKVAEWKELYTDSVDAFDKYIKVDVSNLEPQVTWGTNPEMGINVTEKFPEIRDHNDEKAYEYMGLKPGQTPFDIPLKHVFIGSCTNGRLSDLEIVAKIVKGKKVAPNITAVVVPGSQVVKKAAEENGIAQILKDAGFEWREAGCSTCLGMNPDLIPAGEHCASTSNRNFEGRQGKGARTHLVSPAMAAAAAIYGKFVDVRELDEVK, from the coding sequence ATGTCAGAAATTAAAAATAAAGAGAAAAAACCAAAAACTTTGTTTGATAAAGTTTGGGAAAAACATGTGATTACGGGAAAGCCTGGAGAAGCACAACTTTTGTATATTGATTTGCACTTGATTCACGAAGTTACTTCGCCACAGGCGTTTTCGGGATTAAGACTTGCGGGAAGAAAAGTTAGAAGACCTGACTTGACATTTGGAACAATGGATCATAATACGCCAACAATTATGGCTGACAGAATGAATATTAAAGATAAAGTTTCAAAGGCACAGTTAGATGCGTTGGCAGCTAATTGCAAAGAATTTGGGATTGAACTTGTGGATATGTTTGATGAAAATAATGGAATTGTGCATATGGTGGGGCCTGAGCAAGGGTTGACACAGCCTGGAAAAACTGTAGTTTGTGGAGATAGCCACACTGCGACTCACGGAGCTTTTGGAGCTTTGGCATTTGGAATTGGTACGAGTGAAGTGGAACATGTTTTGGCTACACAGACAATTTGGCAAAAGAAACTAAAAACAATGGGAATTGAAATTACTGGAAAATTGCAAAAAGGTGTTTATGCGAAAGATATAATTCTTCATATAATCAAGACTTACGGAATTGGGCTTGGAAATGGTTATGCATTTGAGTTTTTTGGAGATACAATAAGAGGACTTTCGATGGAAGAAAGAATGACAATTTGTAATATGGCAATTGAAGGAGGAGGAAAGTCAGGAATTATCGCACCTGACGAAACTACTTTTGAATATGTAAGAGGAAGAAGATTTGCTCCAAAAGGCGAAGAATTCGATAAAAAAGTGGCTGAATGGAAAGAATTGTACACAGATTCTGTAGATGCGTTTGACAAATACATAAAAGTTGATGTTTCAAACCTTGAGCCACAAGTTACTTGGGGAACAAATCCTGAAATGGGAATTAATGTTACTGAAAAATTTCCAGAAATCAGAGATCACAATGATGAAAAAGCATACGAATACATGGGCTTAAAACCGGGACAAACTCCATTTGACATACCTTTAAAGCACGTATTTATAGGATCTTGTACAAATGGAAGATTGAGCGATCTGGAAATTGTCGCAAAAATTGTAAAAGGAAAGAAAGTTGCACCAAATATTACAGCAGTTGTAGTTCCTGGCTCACAAGTTGTAAAAAAGGCTGCTGAAGAAAATGGAATTGCACAGATATTAAAAGATGCGGGATTTGAATGGAGAGAAGCTGGATGTTCCACTTGTCTTGGAATGAATCCTGATTTGATACCAGCTGGAGAGCATTGTGCCTCAACTTCTAACAGAAACTTTGAAGGACGGCAAGGAAAAGGTGCAAGAACTCATCTGGTAAGTCCTGCGATGGCTGCTGCTGCTGCAATTTATGGGAAATTTGTGGATGTAAGGGAATTGGATGAAGTGAAATAA
- a CDS encoding VOC family protein yields MKINHVALYVKDLEKSREFYEKYFNAKANNKYRNLKTGLQTYFLSFPNSDVRLEIMSRPELTDREDKIMNMGFIHIAFSVGDAKNVDSLTKKLTNDGFKCLSGPRTTGDGYYESVVEDVDGNLIEITE; encoded by the coding sequence ATGAAAATTAATCATGTGGCACTTTATGTAAAGGATTTAGAAAAATCAAGAGAATTTTATGAAAAATATTTTAATGCAAAGGCAAATAATAAGTACCGTAATCTTAAAACGGGATTACAAACATATTTTTTGAGCTTTCCTAACAGTGATGTGAGATTAGAAATTATGTCAAGACCAGAATTGACTGATAGAGAGGATAAAATTATGAATATGGGATTTATTCATATTGCATTTAGTGTAGGAGATGCAAAAAATGTAGACAGTTTGACAAAAAAACTTACTAATGATGGATTTAAGTGCTTGAGTGGGCCAAGAACAACGGGAGATGGGTATTACGAAAGCGTTGTGGAAGATGTTGATGGAAATTTAATAGAAATTACAGAGTAG